From the Manis pentadactyla isolate mManPen7 chromosome 7, mManPen7.hap1, whole genome shotgun sequence genome, one window contains:
- the RNF148 gene encoding RING finger protein 148, with amino-acid sequence MNLLRITPSTHSSVSSRLLRLSIFLLLSLPNSEGKAIWTAYLNITFQVGNRFISELGESGVFGDHSPLKRVSGVVVLPEGRNQNACNPMTNFSKPEQTDSWLALIERGGCTFTHKTNVAAEKGADGVIIYNYPGTGNKVFPMSHQGTKNVVAVMIGNLKGTELLYLIRKGVYVTIIIEVGRIHAPCLSHYVTSLFTFLTATVTSLLLCCACRPRARNSSTRRRRQIKAEVKKAIGELQLRVLKEGDKELDPSEDSCVVCFDIYKPQDVIRILTCKHFFHKACIDPWLLAHSTCPMCKCDILKT; translated from the coding sequence ATGAACCTACTTAGAATTACTCCTTCAACTCACAGTTCTGTTTCATCTCGACTATTGAGGCTTAGCATCTTTCTACTGCTTAGCCTTCCCAACTCAGAAGGAAAAGCCATTTGGACAGCCTACCTGAATATAACATTTCAGGTGGGAAATCGGTTCATATCAGAATTAGGAGAGAGTGGAGTATTCGGGGATCATTCTCCTCTGAAAAGGGTGTCTGGTGTGGTGGTACTTCCGGAAGGACGGAATCAGAACGCTTGTAATCCTATGACCAATTTCAGCAAGCCTGAACAGACGGACTCTTGGTTGGCCCTCATTGAACGGGGAGGTTGTACTTTTACACACAAAACCAATGTGGCAGCAGAGAAGGGAGCAGATGGGGTGATCATCTATAACTATCCAGGTACAGGCAACAAAGTGTTCCCCATGTCTCACCAGGGAACGAAAAATGTAGTTGCGGTAATGATAGGCAACCTGAAAGGCACTGAACTTTTGTACTTGATTCGGAAAGGAGTCTATGTGACGATCATCATTGAAGTGGGAAGAATCCACGCACCATGTCTGAGCCATTATGTCACATCTCTGTTTACCTTCCTGACTGCCACAGTCACCTCCCTTCTCTTGTGCTGTGCCTGCAGACCTAGAGCGCGCAATTCTTCCACCAGAAGGCGAAGACAGATAAAAGCGGAGGTGAAGAAAGCTATTGGTGAGCTTCAGCTGCGAGTGCTCAAAGAAGGGGACAAGGAGCTAGATCCAAGTGAAGACAGTTGTGTTGTTTGCTTTGACATATACAAACCCCAAGATGTGATACGTATTTTAACTTGCAAACATTTTTTCCATAAGGCATGCATTGACCCCTGGCTTTTAGCCCATAGTACATGCCCCATGTGCAAGTGTGACATTCTGAAGACTTAA